One Triplophysa rosa linkage group LG21, Trosa_1v2, whole genome shotgun sequence DNA segment encodes these proteins:
- the sst7 gene encoding cortistatin, producing MQFLASLVSLLLVLYSVRAAALLPLEERNPVHSRELSKERKELILKLVSGLLDGVDNNMLPGEMAPAPMDMEEPLESRLEERAIYNRLSQLPQRDRKAPCKNFFWKTFTSC from the exons ATGCAGTTTTTGGCCAGTCTAGTGTCTCTTTTGCTGGTGCTGTACAGTGTCAGAGCTGCCGCGTTGCTTCCACTGGAGGAGAGGAACCCAGTGCACAGTAGG GAGCTGAGCAAGGAACGTAAGGAGTTGATCCTGAAGTTGGTCTCTGGGCTGCTGGATGGAGTAGACAACAACATGCTGCCCGGGGAGATGGCACCTGCCCCTATGGACATGGAGGAGCCCCTGGAGTCCCGTCTGGAGGAAAGGGCCATCTACAATCGGTTATCACAGCTTCCACAGCGCGATCGCAAAGCCCCCTGCAAAAACTTCTTCTGGAAGACCTTCACGTCGTGCTAA
- the srm gene encoding spermidine synthase, translated as MDNLKDGWFTETCTLWPGQAMSLQVDEVLYNKKSKYQDVMVFKSKTYGNVLVLDGVIQCTERDEFSYQEMIANLPLCCHPCPKKVLIIGGGDGGVLREVVKHPLVESVVQCEIDEDVINVSKKYLPGMAKGFFSPKLTLNVGDGFEFMKQNQDAFDVIITDSSDPVGPAESLFKESYYQLMKTALCEGGILCCQGECQWLHLELIKEMRTFCKTLFPVVDYAYCTIPTYPSGQIGFMLCSKNLKTNFREPVRELTRDEIESMNLKYYNPEIHRAAFILPEFARKVLSEA; from the exons ATGGATAACCTCAAAGACGGGTGGTTCACCGAAACATGCACATTATGGCCCGGCCAAGCGATGAGTCTTCAAGTGGATGAAGTGTTGTATAATAAAAAATCCAAGTACCAGGATGTCATGGTTTTTAAAAG CAAAACATATGGAAATGTGTTGGTTTTGGATGGGGTCATCCAATGCACAGAACGAGATGAATTTTCTTATCAGGAAATGATTGCCAATCTGCCTCTCTGCTGCCACCCTTGCCCAAAGAAG GTTCTGATAATTGGTGGAGGAGATGGTGGTGTTTTGAGGGAAGTGGTCAAGCATCCCCTGGTGGAGTCTGTTGTCCAGTGTGAAATCGATGAG GATGTGATAAACGTCTCCAAAAAGTACCTCCCTGGAATGGCAAAAGGATTCTTCAGCCCGAAGCTCACTCTGAATGTAGGTGATGGATTTGAGTTTATGAAACAGAATCAGGATGCCTTTGACGTCATCATCACAGACTCTTCAGATCCTGTCG GTCCGGCTGAAAGCTTATTCAAAGAGTCATACTATCAGCTCATGAAAACAGCACTTTGTGAAGGAGGAATTCTTTGCTGTCAAG GAGAATGTCAGTGGCTGCATTTGGAACTGATCAAAGAAATGCGGACCTTCTGCAAGACGCTTTTTCCTGTAGTGGACTATGCGTATTGCACTATCCCAACCTACCCAAGTGGGCAAATCGGCTTCATGCTTTGCAGTAAAAATCTG aaaacaaatttCCGTGAACCTGTACGAGAACTAACAAGAGATGAGATCGAGAGCATGAACCTGAAATATTACAATCCAGAAATCCACCGTGCTGCATTTATCCTCCCAGAATTTGCCAGAAAG GTTCTAAGTGAAGCGTAA
- the smc1a gene encoding LOW QUALITY PROTEIN: structural maintenance of chromosomes protein 1A (The sequence of the model RefSeq protein was modified relative to this genomic sequence to represent the inferred CDS: inserted 6 bases in 5 codons; deleted 1 base in 1 codon; substituted 2 bases at 2 genomic stop codons): protein MGXLKLIEIENFKSYKGRQIIGPFHKLNGSGKSNLMDAISYVLAEKTSNLRVKTLKDLIHGGPVGKPAANRAFVSMVYCEDNGDKCTFTRVIIGSSSEYRVNSKVVGLQDYSEELEKXGILIKARNFLVFQGAVESIAMKNPKERTTLFEEISRAGELAQEHDRRKKEMIKAEEDXQFNYHRKKNVAAERKEAKQEKEEAERYQRLKDEVVRAHVQLQLFKLYHNEAEIEKLNRELSQRNREIKKDRKMMDHVEEELKEKELGRMMRNQQNVVKEIKEKDAELNQKRPQYIKAKENTAHKIKKLDVVRKSLQNAQMYKKRKADREELDREQGAVEMARQEFEERMEEEAQSQGQDLTPEENQVKQYHRLKEEASKXTLAQELEKFNRDQKADQDRLDLSYITFPLQAKIKQNIREIEENQKRIEKLEDYIATSRQSVDEQRRMEKKWTEEVEHAKRRIDEINMELNQVIEQLGDAHIDRQKNSRQQRKAEIMESIERLYPGSVYGRLIDLCQPTQKKYQIAVTKVLGKNMDAIIVDSEKTGRDCIQYIKEQRGEPETFLPLDYLEVKPTDEKLRELRGEKLVINVIRYEPPHXKKALQYACGNALVCENVEGACRIAFGGPYRHKTVALDGTLFQKSGVISXGASDLKAKARRWEEKAVDKLKEKKEKLTEELKEQMTAKRKEAELRQVQSQAHGLQMRLKYSQSDLEKTKTRHLSLNMQDALSVEEIKAEMNTLQQRLNEQQSILQRISAPNMKVMEKLESVRDKFQDTSDEFEAARKRAKKAKQAFEQIKKERFDCFNACFESVATNIDEIYKALSRNSSAQAFLGPETLEEPYLDGIKYNCVAPGXRFRPMDNLSGGEKTVAALALLFAIHSYKPTPFFVLDEIDAALDNTNIGKVANYIKDQSVQNFQAIVISLKEELYTKADSLIGVYPEQVKYCVISKVLTFDLSQYPDANPNPNYYIVLI from the exons ATGGGATAGTTGAAACTTATCGAGATCGAAAATTTCAAATCTTACAAGGGTCGTCAAATAATCGGTCCCTTTCACAAATTAAATGGATCGG GGAAGTCAAACCTGATGGATGCCATCAGTTATGTACTGGCGGAGAAGACAAGTAACTTGCGTGTCAAAACATTGAAGGATCTCATCCATGGAGGtccggttggcaaaccagcagcaaaccgagcgtttgtaaGCATGGTGTACTGTGAGGACAATGGAGATAAATGCACCTTCACACGGGTCATCATtg GTTCCTCCTCAGAGTACCGTGTCAACAGTAAGGTAGTAGGGCTCCAAGACTACAGTGAGGAACTGGAGAAGTAGGGTATCCTTATTAAAGCCAGAAATTTTCTTGTGTTCC AGGGTGCAGTGGAGTCCATAGCTATGAAGAACCCTAAAGAAAGAACCACATTGTTTGAGGAGATCTCCCGCGCTGGTGAGCTGGCCCAGGAACATGACCGGAGAAAGAAGGAGATGATCAAAGCAGAGGAAGA ACAGTTCAATTATCACCGCAAGAAGAACGTTGCAGCGGAGCGCAAAGAGGCAAAACAGGAAAAAGAGGAG GCTGAGAGGTACCAGAGATTAAAGGACGAGGTCGTCAGGGCTCATGTTCAGTTACAACTCTTCAAACTCTACCATAATGAAGCAGAGATCGAGAAGCTGAATAGAGAGCTGTCCCAACGCAATCGTGAAATCAAGAAGGACAGAAAGATGATGGATCATGTGGAGGAAGAGCTGAAGGAAAAGGAGTTGGGAAGGATGATGAGAAATCAGCAGAACGTGGTGAAGGAGATAAA GGAAAAAGATGCTGAGCTCAACCAGAAACGGCCACAGTACATCAAAGCCAAGGAGAACACTGCACATAAGATAAAGAAGCTGGATGTGGTTAGAAAGTCCTTGCAGAATGCCCAGATGTACAAGAAGCGTAAGGCTGACAGAGAGGAGCTAGACCGTGAGCAGGGTGCTGTGGAGATGGCAAGGCAGGAGTTTGAGGAGCGGATGGAGGAAGAGGCACAAAGTCAAGGCCAAGATCTGACACCGGAAGAGAACCAG GTGAAACAGTATCACCGGCTTAAAGAGGAGGCCAGTA CTACTTTGGCACAGGAGCTTGAGAAGTTCAACAGGGACCAAAAGGCTGACCAGGATAGACTGGAT CTTTCATATATCACTTTTCCATTGCAGGCCAAAATCAAGCAGAATATTCGAGAGATAGAGGAAAACCAGAAGCGCATTGAAAAACTGGAGGACTATATTGCAACAAGCAG ACAGTCCGTAGATGAACAAAGGCGTATGGAAAAAAAGTGGACTGAGGAAGTGGAGCACGCC AAAAGAAGGATTGATGAAATAAACATGGAGCTGAACCAAGTAATAG AGCAACTAGGAGATGCTCACATTGACAGGCAGAAAAACAGCCGTCAGCAGCGCAAAGCTGAAATTATGGAGAGCATTGAAAGGCTTTATCCTGGCTCTG TGTATGGCAGACTGATCGACCTATGCCAGCCCACCCAGAAGAAATACCAGATAGCTGTGACCAAAGTCCTTGGAAAAAACATGGACGCCATCATTGTGGACTCGGAGAAGACAGGAAGAGATTGCATCCAGTACATCAAAGAGCAAAGAGGAGAACCGGAGACCTTTCTACCTCTTGACTATTTAGAG GTGAAGCCCACAGACGAGAAACTGAGAGAGCTTCGGGGGGAGAAGCTTGTGATTAACGTGATCCGCTATGAGCCTCCTC ATAAAAAAGCCCTCCAGTATGCCTGTGGGAATGCTCTTGTGTGTGAGAACgtggagggtgcttgcagaatTGCTTTCGGAGGACCCTACCGTCATAAA ACTGTGGCCTTGGATGGAACTCTCTTCCAGAAGTCTGGTGTGATCT GGGGAGCCAGTGACCTGAAAGCCAAGGCTCGACGATGGGAAGAGAAAGCTGTGGATAAactcaaagaaaagaaagagaaactaACAGAAGAATTAAAG GAACAAATGACGGCAAAGAGAAAAGAGGCGGAGCTTAGACAGGTCCAGTCTCAGGCTCATGGGCTGCAGATGAGGCTGAAATACTCTCAGAGTGATCTGGAAAAAACAAAGACTCGACATCTCTCTCTTAACATGCAG GACGCTCTATCAGTAGAGGAGATAAAGGCAGAGATGAACACTCTACAGCAGAGGTTGAATGAACAACAGAGCATCTTACAAAGGATCAGCGCTCCCAATATGAAGGTCATGGAAAAACTCGAAAGTGTCCGAGATAAGTTCCAGGACACAAGTGATG AGTTTGAGGCTGCCCGCAAAAGAGCAAAGAAAGCCAAACAGGCTTTTGAACAGATAAAGAAGGAGAGGTTTGACTGTTTTAATGCCTGTTTTGAGTCTGTGGCCACCAACATTGATGAAATTTACAAAGCACTCTCACGCAACAGCAGCGCACAG GCATTCCTGGGGCCAGAGACCCTAGAGGAACCTTACTTGGATGGTATTAAATACAACTGTGTGGCTCCAG AGAGATTCAGACCCATGGACAACCTGTCGGGAGGAGAGAAGACAGTTGCAGCTTTAGCACTGCTTTTTGCTATTCACAG CTACAAGCCCACACCATTCTTTGTGCTAGATGAGATTGATGCTGCTTTGGATAACACCAACATAGGCAAG GTGGCAAACTACATTAAGGACCAGTCGGTCCAGAATTTCCAGGCTATTGTTATTTCTCTCAAAGAGGAGTTGTACACAAAAGCTGACTCCCTCATAGGGGTTTACCCTGAG caagTAAAGTACTGTGTCATTAGTAAGGTACTGACTTTTGATCTTTCCCAGTATCCGGATGCCAATCCCAATCCAAATTATTAcattgttttgatttga
- the ribc1 gene encoding RIB43A-like with coiled-coils protein 1 isoform X1 translates to MYKVDLPVNEREPRAVERRRSAEADRRSRILNPRARVIGVDLPALNRQVQEKRERLEMEKQRDMAYDLLRLSLDEMAMQQKHEEEELRRELGRDLVQYRTIYQRAEDSRDADINYDRQGAPDVSISALGPASMQVFQGEDVNEGERKRAEMEMNEKTLRAQMEEREKQKRLHKNRELITVRVLVENDLKAVQLDALKEECRRAARIALSQYNQTQAEERNEKKRQEKLRIVGSEQAEVQYMVTSDLLTERPDAAKRMTQSSEGSRVLPDRWKGMTPRQLSDIQRQRERQRFEKERQKEAEKQREQAWDHLLMEQSRQQEREERIERELERERRIQLEKYNRQLAREQQAHRQHLDKQLYTNRPSVEYFTQFNRSSR, encoded by the exons ATGTACAAAGTTGATCTTCCGGTGAATGAGCGTGAGCCGAGGGCGGTGGAGCGTCGGCGGTCCGCGGAGGCTGATCGGAGGAGCCGCATACTCAATCCCAGAGCTCGCGTGATCGGTGTCGACCTGCCCGCGCTCAACAGGCAAGTGCAGGAGAAACGAGAACGACTGGAGATGGAAAAGCAACGGGATATGGCGTATG atcTGTTGCGCTTGTCTCTTGATGAAATGGCAATGCAACAGAAACATGAAGAGGAGGAGTTGCGAAGAGAGTTGGGTCGGGACTTGGTACAATATCGTACAATTTATCAACGTGCAGAGGACAGTCGTGATGCGGATATTAATTATGACCGACAGGGGGCGCCAGATGTTAGTATTTCTGCACTGGGACCTGCCAGTATGCAAGTGTTTCAGGGAGAGGATGTAAACGAGGGTGAAAGAAAAAGAGCTGAGATGGAGATGAACGAGAAAACCCTAAGAGCCCAAATGGAGGAAAGAGAGAAACAAAAAAGACTGCACAAAAACAGAG AGCTCATAACTGTCAGAGTGCTGGTGGAAAATGACCTAAAGGCAGTGCAGCTAGATGCCCTAAAGGAAGAGTGCAGAAGAGCTGCGCGGATTGCTCTCAGCCAATACAACCAAACTCAG GCAGAGGAGAGAAATGAGAAGAAGCGTCAAGAGAAGTTAAGGATAGTGGGATCGGAGCAGGCGGAGGTTCAGTACAtggtgacctctgacctcctgACAGAACGACCAGACGCTGCAAAGAGAATGACTCAGTCCTCAGAGGGTTCACGAGTCCTGCCCGACCGTTGGAAGGGCATGACCCCGCGACAGCTGAGCGACAtccaaagacagagagagagacagcgttTTGAGAAAGAG AGACAGAAAGAGGCGGAGAAGCAGAGAGAGCAAGCCTGGGATCATCTTCTGATGGAGCAGTCCagacagcaggagagagaggagaggataGAAAGGGAACTGGAGAGAGAAAGGAGAATTCAGCTGGAGAAATACAATCGACAGCTGGCTAGAGAACAACAAGCTCA tcGACAGCACCTGGACAAGCAGCTTTACACAAACCGCCCCAGTGTTGAGTACTTCACCCAGTTCAACAGGAGCTCTCGCTGA
- the ribc1 gene encoding RIB43A-like with coiled-coils protein 1 isoform X2 encodes MAMQQKHEEEELRRELGRDLVQYRTIYQRAEDSRDADINYDRQGAPDVSISALGPASMQVFQGEDVNEGERKRAEMEMNEKTLRAQMEEREKQKRLHKNRELITVRVLVENDLKAVQLDALKEECRRAARIALSQYNQTQAEERNEKKRQEKLRIVGSEQAEVQYMVTSDLLTERPDAAKRMTQSSEGSRVLPDRWKGMTPRQLSDIQRQRERQRFEKERQKEAEKQREQAWDHLLMEQSRQQEREERIERELERERRIQLEKYNRQLAREQQAHRQHLDKQLYTNRPSVEYFTQFNRSSR; translated from the exons ATGGCAATGCAACAGAAACATGAAGAGGAGGAGTTGCGAAGAGAGTTGGGTCGGGACTTGGTACAATATCGTACAATTTATCAACGTGCAGAGGACAGTCGTGATGCGGATATTAATTATGACCGACAGGGGGCGCCAGATGTTAGTATTTCTGCACTGGGACCTGCCAGTATGCAAGTGTTTCAGGGAGAGGATGTAAACGAGGGTGAAAGAAAAAGAGCTGAGATGGAGATGAACGAGAAAACCCTAAGAGCCCAAATGGAGGAAAGAGAGAAACAAAAAAGACTGCACAAAAACAGAG AGCTCATAACTGTCAGAGTGCTGGTGGAAAATGACCTAAAGGCAGTGCAGCTAGATGCCCTAAAGGAAGAGTGCAGAAGAGCTGCGCGGATTGCTCTCAGCCAATACAACCAAACTCAG GCAGAGGAGAGAAATGAGAAGAAGCGTCAAGAGAAGTTAAGGATAGTGGGATCGGAGCAGGCGGAGGTTCAGTACAtggtgacctctgacctcctgACAGAACGACCAGACGCTGCAAAGAGAATGACTCAGTCCTCAGAGGGTTCACGAGTCCTGCCCGACCGTTGGAAGGGCATGACCCCGCGACAGCTGAGCGACAtccaaagacagagagagagacagcgttTTGAGAAAGAG AGACAGAAAGAGGCGGAGAAGCAGAGAGAGCAAGCCTGGGATCATCTTCTGATGGAGCAGTCCagacagcaggagagagaggagaggataGAAAGGGAACTGGAGAGAGAAAGGAGAATTCAGCTGGAGAAATACAATCGACAGCTGGCTAGAGAACAACAAGCTCA tcGACAGCACCTGGACAAGCAGCTTTACACAAACCGCCCCAGTGTTGAGTACTTCACCCAGTTCAACAGGAGCTCTCGCTGA